The following nucleotide sequence is from Roseivirga sp. BDSF3-8.
CATCTGCAGCAGTAGCGTAAGGAATAGCCTGTACAGAACTGTTAAATGACAGAGGAGAAGAAAGCTTCAATAGAGCAGCATCTTTACCTGCGCTGGGCGTACTATATCCGGGATAAGCATAAATAGCTGATACAGAGCGAATCTGTCCACTGCTTGACTGGCTTATGCGGCTTGCACCTGCCATAACGCGGATGCTGGAAGCGGCTGTACCATCGATACAGTGAGCTGCTGTCAGAATCCACTCATCATCGATGATGGTTCCACCACAAAAGTGGTATCCGCTGGTAGTCTGTATAGAGACCTGGTAAGGGTAATCAGAAATGTTAGCATTACTACCACCCACAATGGCGCCTTCGTTATCTCCCTTCTGGGCAAAGGCTGCCGTAGCAGCAAAGATAGACATGGAAAAAAACAGTAAAATTTTTCTCATAAAAAGAGGTTTATAGTAAGAACATAATTTGGATTTACTCAATCCATAACCACGAAATTACTAACTTCTTTAAATCAGGAAAAGAATCTTTAATTGGGTGGATAACATTGGGGACCACCGTAATGCGGGTTTCCTCTTGCCTTGATTGGAATAAAATTTCACTAATAATAGACCAAACAAATGTTTGTTTAGATTTTATTCCATTATGGAGAGGATAGTTATGAGGAAGGAACTGAATAATTATAACATTAGAGGTTGAATAAGATTCTTCTTTCCTTACAAGTTATTTCTTAATAATACACAACTTGAAAAGAGGCACCTCTGGCGCCTCTTTTCAAGTTGTGGGGTACTATTCTTAAATGAATTATCGTTTGATAACGAGTTTTTCTACTTCATTATAGCCGTCACCTTTTACCTTAAGCATGTAAATACCATCGCGCAGGCCACTGATATTCAGGCTATGATTAGTGATGCCATTCCCGCTACTCATTTTCTGGCTAAATACCTCAGCGCCGCTTAGTGTCAATATTCTTACACTAATTCCGGTACTTTCCTTACCATGGTCCAAGGTTAAAGTAAGGTTGTCTCTGGCAGGATTAGGAAAATAACTCAGGCTAAGCTCATTTGCGCTTGAACGTGATGTAAAATCTGTTGATTTTGTTGCACCGTTAGAAACGGATATCGAATAATCTTCAACTTCGCCCGAGCCGTACGTTTCGCAGCTTCCGGGTGCCGAATTGTTTTTCTGACTTATCCGCATCCGTGTGTTCCCGTTGAAGGCGGTAGAGGGTACAACCACACTGCCACTTACAGAAACAGCAGTAGTTGGGCCGGCAGATAGTACCAGTTCACCACTGTCATCGAAGTCGCCATCCTGGTTCCAGTCCACCCAAGCGCGGTATACCTGGCTTGGTGCACGACCCTTGTGCCCTTCAGCTACAGAAAGGGTATAGGCGGATCCGGCAGAGACATTAAATGTGACGTTGGTGTAGTCTCCATATCCTCCGTCAGCACCAGAAGTGTTGCTGTTACCAGCAAAAGACACACTATTTATATAATCTTTATTGCCGCCACCACTGGATACACAATAAACAGGGTCTCCCCCACCGTTATTGCCACCATCCGTCAGGTTGACAGTGTAATCTTCCACCTCACCATACTGAAACACCTCGCAAGGTCCGGGAGCTGCATTATATTTCATAGCAACACGCATGCGCGTAAGAACAGGGGTAGTACCCGCAGGTACTGTTAGTGATCCTGTGGTAATTCCTTTTGCTGCACTACCTGCATCAAATACCAGCTCGCCGGCATCATCAAAATCCTGGTCATTATTCAGGTCGATCCAGATTCGCCAGTACTCATTATAGCTCCGGCCTGAATACCCGGGCTCCAGTGTTAGGCTGTAACTTGTTCCTATTTCCAGGTCTGCCTGCTGGCCGGTGAAGTCGCCATAGCCAAGGTTATCACCACTATTGTTGGTGAAAGACCCAATAGATACGCTTTGGACCCACTCATCTGAAGTGGTATTACCCTGTACATAGCAATAGCCTGTATTGTTTACAATTCCGTCTACCCAAGTCTCAAAGGAAGAGGCCCTTGCATACATGCCTGGATAATCCGGAAGTGCGCAACCATTACCCCAGCTAACGATACCGGCAAGTATAACACCATCGTTACTAGCATTCGGTACAACCAAGGGTCCTCCGGAATCACCCTGGCAGGCATCAACCCCGCCCTCGCCAAGATAGCCGGCAGCAAGCTGATCATCGGTAATATTTACTGTCGAGTACGCTGCGTCTGCATCAGCATTGGAAACGATAGGTACCTGTGCGGCCTGCAGGACATCAGGAGAGGTCCCGCCCGAGGAAAGCGTACCCCAGCCTGATATGAAGGAAATGATACCGGGATCGGTAAGTCCGCCCAATCTGTCTGCCTCAGTTGCCATAGGAATAGCACCTACATTTGGGGCAGAAAGATCAAGAGGAGAAGAAAGCTTCAGTAAAGCGCAGTCACGTCCCAGTGTTACGTCCTCATAGCCGGGAAAGGTAATAATGGTTTCTACCTGACGAATCTGGCCCTGGCTAGCAGTACTTAACCTTGTCGAACCGGCAAGGATCTGGATATTGGATGCTGTTCCTGTAGTACTCCCCTGAAAACAATGAGCGGCTGAAACAATCCAGTATTCATTAATGATGGTGCCGCCGCAAAAATGTGAGCCACTGGTGGTCTGAACTGATACCTGGTAAGGGTAATCAGCAATATCCGCGTTTGACCCACCTACGATGGCGCCGGGATCGACTTTTTGAGCAAAAGCGCCTGTAGCAAACGCAATGGTGAGACATAATGTGGTTAGTAATTTTTTTCTCATACTATGATGGATTATTAGTTGATTGAATTTATTGTGATTATCAATATAGTAATTTAAAGGCTTTTTATTAAAATTTTTATTTTAAAATATGTTTTTCATTGCATTTTGATTTTTAGACAAGAGGTTAATTTAAAATATTATTATTTGATAGCCTGGAGTTATAAATTGCCAGGAACGCTATAGAGAAGCATTGAGCTTTAGCACATCATTTAATATTCTACCTTTGTTGGATAATAAATGGATAAATTGGATAAGAAGATCATACTTAAAAAAGGAAAAGACCGTCCGGTCCGCAGGTTTCATCCGTGGATATTTTCAGGTGCTATTGCTAAAATCACAGGTAATCCTGAAGAAGGGGATGTGCTGCAGGTAACAGGAGCTGATGGTGAGTGGCTGGGGATCGCTCATTATCAGAATGGAAGTATAACCGGTCGAATAATTTCATTCGATGATGCTATTGCAGACAAAGAATTTTTTGTCAAACGGCTCAGATCAGCTGCACGACTTCGTAAAGAGATCGGTCTTCTGGATGCTGAACATACGAATGTATTCAGGCTTGTGCATGGTGAAGGAGATGGTCTTCCAGGACTTATCATAGACTATTACAACGGTACAGCAGTGGTTCAGTGTCATTCTATTGGCATGTACCGGAGCAGTGAGCTTATTGCCGAGAGCCTCAAAGAGGCATTGGGTGATCGCCTGAAGGCTGTTTATAATAAGAGTGGCGAGACCCTCCCCAAAAAATCTCCGGTCAGTCCAGAAGATGGATACCTTTGGGGAGCTTCGGATACTAATGAAGTGCTGGAGTATGGGAACAGGTTTTTAATAGATTGGGAGAAGGGCCAGAAAACCGGCTTCTTTATAGATCAGCGTGAAAACCGAAGACTTCTAAGTACCTTTAGTAAAGGGAAGTCAGTCATTAATACCTTCTGCTATACAGGAGGTTTTTCAGTATATGCACTTAAGGCTGGTGCTACAAAAGTGCATAGTGTGGATAGTTCCGCAAGAGCTCTGGAGCTAACGGATAAGAATATAGCCTTGAATTTTCCCGGAGAGTCATCTCATGAAAGTGTCAATGCCGATGTGGTGAAGTATATAAGGGAAGTGGATACCGGATTTGATGTGGTAATACTAGATCCGCCTGCTTTTGCCAAGCATATCAACGTAAGGCATAATGCTGTTCAGGGCTATAAACGCCTGAATGCCGAGGCTATCAGGCGAATGAAGTCTGGCAGTGTCCTATTTACCTTCTCATGCTCCCAAGTGGTAGACAGGCAATTATTTAGTAACACCATTGCAGCTGCAGCCATTGAAGCCGGGCGTAAGGTGCGTATTTTACACAATTTATCTCAGCCTGCAGATCATCCTGTAAATATTTTTCACCCTGAAAGTGAATACCTGAAGGGGTTAGTGTTATACATAGAGGACTAAAAAATTTCAATCCCAATAATAGATAGCTAACTTGGCCGTAATTCTGTGCACTCCCAAGCCAAGCTGAGGTAAAATTATCGCATAGAATGGGTGGTAATCCTTTTACGGCCAAATGTGCTGTTTTTTACAAAGATATTTAGAACAAGATCTTTTAACACATGGAAAATAATAACTCCTGGACTCAGAATTTAGGAAAGGACGTACCAGCCTCGATTGTGGTATTCCTCGTTGCCCTTCCCCTTTGCCTGGGTATTGCACTCGCATCTGAAGCTCCACTTTTTTCCGGTATCATTGCAGGTATCATCGGTGGTATAGTGATAGGCTTTGCGAGTGGTTCCAGCCTGGCAGTGAGTGGCCCTGCTGCTGGCCTTGCCGTTATTGTGGCAGATGGCATAGGTGAGCTCGGGTCGTTTAATATTTTCCTCCTTGCTGTGATGATAGGCGGTCTGATGCAGCTGACCCTTGGCCTTCTGAAAGCAGGTGTCGTCGCAAACTTCTTCCCTGACTCGGTTATAAAAGGCATGCTTTCTGCAATCGGTCTCATTCTGATTTTCAAGCAGATACCCCATGCCTTTGGGTTGGACGAAGACTATGAAGGAGATATGAGTTTCTGGCAGAAGGACGGCGAAAACACATTGACTGAGATATTGAAAATCACCGATTACCTGACTCCCGGTGCTATAATTATCACAGTTATCTCATTAGCCATCCTGATCCTGTGGGGGCTTCCTCAATTTAAAAAGTTCAAGTTCTTCCAGGTGGTGCCGGGAGCTATGATTGTTGTGCTTTTTGGAATATTCGCCAATGTATTTTACAAATCGTACATGCCCGAATTTTATTTACAGGATAGCCACCTTGTTTCTAATATTCCCTTAAGCTTCGGGGAGGATGGTGGATTCAGTTTCAGCAAGTTTACCAGCAACTTTACACTCCCCGACTTTAGTGCGATAGGCAATTACAATATGTGGGTAATTGCCTTTACTATCGCTATGATAGCAAGTATTGAGACTCTCTTAAGTATTGAGGCAACTGACAAGCTGGACCCGCTGAAGCGAATAACACCAACAAACAGAGAATTAATTGCCCAGGGTATGGGAAATACCTTATCAGGTCTTATAGGTGGTCTCCCAATCACGGCCGTTATCGTTCGAAGTTCTGCTAATATTAGCTCCGGGGCACGAACCAAGGTTTCGGCTGTGCTTCACGGGTTTATGCTATTAGCTACAGTAGCTTTTATTCCTCAGATACTTAACCTGATTCCTAAAAGTGCGTTGGCCGCCGTGTTACTTTTAGTCGGGTACAAGCTTACCAAGCCAGTATTGTATAAGCAGATGTACAGAAAAGGATGGGACCAGTTTCTCCCTTTTATCATTACCATTATCGCCATTTACTTTACTGACCTGCTTATAGGGATAGCTATCGGTATGGTAGTAGGGTTTTTCTTCGTTATGAAAAGCAACTATCACAGTGCAATTACAGTTGCCAGGCATAACAACAACTACCTCTTGAGGCTTAAAAAGGACGTTAGCTTTCTTAACAAAATTGAATTGAGGACTATCCTGAGAGAAATACCTGCTGGCAGCCATGTGCTGATTGATGGTACCAGGGCAAAATTTGTTGATAGTGATATACAAGAAACTCTAAAGGAGTTTACAGAAACAGCCTCTATGAAAGATATTACTGTGGAACTGAAATCCACTATGGATAACCTTAACGGGTTAGCTCCAAGAACTAAAGAAGATCTACAAGAACTCACTAAGGCATGAAACCATTCGAAAGATTATTACTAGAAAACAAGGCATGGGCTCAGGAAAAGCTAGAGGAGGATAAGGAATTTTTCTCACGCCATGCAACCACTCAAAAGCCAAAATTTTTATGGATAGGTTGTTCAGATAGCCGTGTACCAGCTAATGAAGTTACTCATACTCAGCCAGGTGAGATATTTGTGCATCGGAATATAGCAAATATGGTGGTGCATACAGACCTTAACCTGCTTAGTGTGCTGCAGTATGCTGTGGAGGTACTTGAGGTAGAGCACGTAATCGTATGCGGACACTATGGCTGTGGCGGTGTCAAAGCCGCTATGTCACGCAATAACTTTGGCCTGATCAACAAGTGGCTTAGAAATATAAAGGATGTATATCGTATGCATCGTGAAGAAATCAGCGCTATCACAGATGAAAATGATCGGGTTAATAAGCTGGTAGAACTGAATACAATTGAGCAGGTACATAATCTGGCCAAAACAACTTTTATACAAGACGCCTGGAAGGGCCGTAAAGCCCCTACCCTACATGGCTGGGTGTATAATCTGGAAGATGGCTTGCTGAACGAACTTGTCCAGCTGGATCATGATCATAAACTGGATGATATTTACATGTACGACTGATAAAGTTAATGCATCTAATATAAAAATGCTGCCCCGGAAAAGGCAGCATTTTTGTTATCGGTAGTTTATTATGTCAGCTACAAGATTATCACTTCTGGTTTGCGAAATCAGCCTGTCTAAAAACGCAAACTTAGTCCTGCACCGTAGCTAGTGAATACAATCTCAAGCTCATGACTGGATCGATGTAGGTCACTTTGCAGGGCATTATTATAAATGTCCACAGCTTGTACCATTTTTTTATTGGCACCGGAGCTTATCGGGATAGCTGCCACAATAAGTCCTCCCCCTATAGCTGCAAGAGTCCAGTTAGGCTCTCCGCCAACTATGGCGGCACCTAATGGCGCTCCCACAAGAACACCACCGGCAAAGCCTAGTACATTGGCTATGGTCGCATTTGTAGACGCTTTTTTGGCCAATACATAAGCTTCCTGATTATCTTCCATTATCAGCCTGAGCTGGGAAAAGTTTTTAGGCTCATACCCGTATTCATATTGCTGATAGAACCGGTAGCCGCCGAATACTTTTTCGTATTCTATAGAATCTGAAACCAGCTCGGTTGACTGTGCCTGTACGGCGGTGATACTGATTATTATTAAAATAAGGAGAAATAAATTTCGCTTCATGTCGAGATAAATAAGGTGAACAATAATAAGAAAAGAACAGGTTTGTGTCCAGCTTAATTATGATTCTAATATGCAACCGTCATCTCTACAAACCCAAGCAAATTATAGTAGAGTACTGCACCGGGTGAAAAGGGGTCTCCACAGGAACGTAGAGGTTCTACTTTTTCTATCCCCGAATAAATGTTTCTTGGGATTCCCGGAATACCTCCGGACCGCCCACAGAGTAGTGTGCATGCATGGCCGGCAACATCTGAATAGCTGAACCTGACATACTATCCTACCTTCTTTAGGCAGGTCTTTTTGTTTCAGGTTCACTCTTCTGCAGGTATCTGCTAAGCTGCTTAACCCAGGAAAGGTAGTGTTTTCTGATCAGCGAGGTATGAGCTTTGTCTCTTTAACGCCCTACTCTCCTGCATAGGCCTGAAATGTGTGAATTTCCCTCCCCCCTTAGGGTACATGCTAAACTTATTCTGAAGGTTTACTTGACAAAATAAGCCTCTTTAGGATCCTGACCAAAGGTCAAAACTTCAGGTGCAAATTGTACTTTTGCGCAATTCCAAAACACTCCTGTAGGTGATCTTCTTCCAGCAGAGTACTATCAGGTGCAGATGACATGGCTTAGCGATTCAGGTTACTTAAACCAATTTACAGTACAGTATGGATATTAGCAGGAATTCGTACTATTTTTACCCGGCTGGAAAGTAAACAGAGTAGCGTGCAATACGACATTATTATTATAGGTGGCGGAATCGTCGGGCTGGCCACAGCCATGAAAATCAATCAGCAAAAACCGGAGCTAAAAGTGCTTTTGCTGGAGAAGGAAATGGAACTGGCTGCTCATCAGACCGGACATAACAGTGGAGTAATCCACTCGGGGGTATATTATAAGCCTGGTAGCCTCAAGGCACGCAACTGCATCGAAGGCTATAATCAGCTTATCCGGTTTGCGGAAAAAGAAAACATCCCTTATGAACTCTGCGGCAAGGTAATCGTAGCTACTAGTAAAGAAGAATTGCCTGCTTTACAAAACATCCTTATCCGGGGTCGTGAAAACGGACTTTCAGATCTGCAAGAGCTATCAGAAGGTGAGTTAAAAGAGTATGAGCCGCATGTACATGGCATAGCAGGAATCCATGTTCCTCAGACAGGGATTATTGATTATAAGGCTGTGGCTATCCGGTATGCAGACAAATTCAAAGAAGGTGGCGGAGAAATCAGGTTAGGAGAAAAGGTGGTTCACATTGAGGCAAACAGCCAGGCGTCTAAAGGGCTGCACCGCGTCATCACAGGTAAAGAAACTTACGAGACCAGGCTTATAGTAAACTGTGCAGGTCTATATTCTGATAAGGTGGCCCGTTTTACACATCAGAAGCTGAACCTGAAAATCATTCCTTTCCGAGGAGAGTATTATGAAATCCGGAAAGAAAAACAGCATTTGGTAAAAGACCTCATATACCCTGTACCTGATCCTGCTTTTCCCTTCCTTGGCGTACACTTTACCCGAATGATTGGCGGGGGCGTTGAAGCTGGCCCCAATGCTGTCCTGGCATTTAGCCGTGAAGGATACACTAAAAGCCATATAAACCTGGAGGAGCTCGGCGAGACACTTGCATGGCCGGGCTTCCAGAAAGTAGCAGCTAAATACTGGAAAACGGGTTTTGGTGAAATGTACAGAAGCTTTAGCAAGTCAGCTTTTACCAAAGCTTTGCAAAAACTGATGCCTGAAATAAAAGAAAATGACCTTATACCTGGTGGTGCTGGTGTAAGAGCTCAGGCCTGTGATCGTAAGGGAGGGCTGATTGATGATTTTGTCATACT
It contains:
- a CDS encoding trypsin-like serine protease, translating into MRKKLLTTLCLTIAFATGAFAQKVDPGAIVGGSNADIADYPYQVSVQTTSGSHFCGGTIINEYWIVSAAHCFQGSTTGTASNIQILAGSTRLSTASQGQIRQVETIITFPGYEDVTLGRDCALLKLSSPLDLSAPNVGAIPMATEADRLGGLTDPGIISFISGWGTLSSGGTSPDVLQAAQVPIVSNADADAAYSTVNITDDQLAAGYLGEGGVDACQGDSGGPLVVPNASNDGVILAGIVSWGNGCALPDYPGMYARASSFETWVDGIVNNTGYCYVQGNTTSDEWVQSVSIGSFTNNSGDNLGYGDFTGQQADLEIGTSYSLTLEPGYSGRSYNEYWRIWIDLNNDQDFDDAGELVFDAGSAAKGITTGSLTVPAGTTPVLTRMRVAMKYNAAPGPCEVFQYGEVEDYTVNLTDGGNNGGGDPVYCVSSGGGNKDYINSVSFAGNSNTSGADGGYGDYTNVTFNVSAGSAYTLSVAEGHKGRAPSQVYRAWVDWNQDGDFDDSGELVLSAGPTTAVSVSGSVVVPSTAFNGNTRMRISQKNNSAPGSCETYGSGEVEDYSISVSNGATKSTDFTSRSSANELSLSYFPNPARDNLTLTLDHGKESTGISVRILTLSGAEVFSQKMSSGNGITNHSLNISGLRDGIYMLKVKGDGYNEVEKLVIKR
- a CDS encoding class I SAM-dependent rRNA methyltransferase; its protein translation is MDKKIILKKGKDRPVRRFHPWIFSGAIAKITGNPEEGDVLQVTGADGEWLGIAHYQNGSITGRIISFDDAIADKEFFVKRLRSAARLRKEIGLLDAEHTNVFRLVHGEGDGLPGLIIDYYNGTAVVQCHSIGMYRSSELIAESLKEALGDRLKAVYNKSGETLPKKSPVSPEDGYLWGASDTNEVLEYGNRFLIDWEKGQKTGFFIDQRENRRLLSTFSKGKSVINTFCYTGGFSVYALKAGATKVHSVDSSARALELTDKNIALNFPGESSHESVNADVVKYIREVDTGFDVVILDPPAFAKHINVRHNAVQGYKRLNAEAIRRMKSGSVLFTFSCSQVVDRQLFSNTIAAAAIEAGRKVRILHNLSQPADHPVNIFHPESEYLKGLVLYIED
- the can gene encoding carbonate dehydratase, yielding MKPFERLLLENKAWAQEKLEEDKEFFSRHATTQKPKFLWIGCSDSRVPANEVTHTQPGEIFVHRNIANMVVHTDLNLLSVLQYAVEVLEVEHVIVCGHYGCGGVKAAMSRNNFGLINKWLRNIKDVYRMHREEISAITDENDRVNKLVELNTIEQVHNLAKTTFIQDAWKGRKAPTLHGWVYNLEDGLLNELVQLDHDHKLDDIYMYD
- the lhgO gene encoding L-2-hydroxyglutarate oxidase; translation: MQYDIIIIGGGIVGLATAMKINQQKPELKVLLLEKEMELAAHQTGHNSGVIHSGVYYKPGSLKARNCIEGYNQLIRFAEKENIPYELCGKVIVATSKEELPALQNILIRGRENGLSDLQELSEGELKEYEPHVHGIAGIHVPQTGIIDYKAVAIRYADKFKEGGGEIRLGEKVVHIEANSQASKGLHRVITGKETYETRLIVNCAGLYSDKVARFTHQKLNLKIIPFRGEYYEIRKEKQHLVKDLIYPVPDPAFPFLGVHFTRMIGGGVEAGPNAVLAFSREGYTKSHINLEELGETLAWPGFQKVAAKYWKTGFGEMYRSFSKSAFTKALQKLMPEIKENDLIPGGAGVRAQACDRKGGLIDDFVILESDAAVNVCNAPSPAATSSLSIGDHVANLAVKRF
- a CDS encoding SulP family inorganic anion transporter translates to MENNNSWTQNLGKDVPASIVVFLVALPLCLGIALASEAPLFSGIIAGIIGGIVIGFASGSSLAVSGPAAGLAVIVADGIGELGSFNIFLLAVMIGGLMQLTLGLLKAGVVANFFPDSVIKGMLSAIGLILIFKQIPHAFGLDEDYEGDMSFWQKDGENTLTEILKITDYLTPGAIIITVISLAILILWGLPQFKKFKFFQVVPGAMIVVLFGIFANVFYKSYMPEFYLQDSHLVSNIPLSFGEDGGFSFSKFTSNFTLPDFSAIGNYNMWVIAFTIAMIASIETLLSIEATDKLDPLKRITPTNRELIAQGMGNTLSGLIGGLPITAVIVRSSANISSGARTKVSAVLHGFMLLATVAFIPQILNLIPKSALAAVLLLVGYKLTKPVLYKQMYRKGWDQFLPFIITIIAIYFTDLLIGIAIGMVVGFFFVMKSNYHSAITVARHNNNYLLRLKKDVSFLNKIELRTILREIPAGSHVLIDGTRAKFVDSDIQETLKEFTETASMKDITVELKSTMDNLNGLAPRTKEDLQELTKA